The Bacteroidales bacterium region AATTTATTGATGTTCTCAATTTCTATGGTTAGCCCGGCTGCATAAGTATGGCCTCCGAAGTTCTCAATCAGATCGCTGCATTCATTCAGGGCTTCGTAAATATCAAATCCGGGAACAGATCTGGCTGAACCGGTTGCCAGGCCATTCGAAGCGGTTAGAATGATGGTGGGACGGTAATAAATTTCGATCATCCGGGAAGCTACTATACCCACCACTCCTTTATGCCAGCTGGAATTGTAAAGAACCGTTGACTTTTTCTCCTGAAATCCTGGCTCGCTGGAGATCATTTTTATGGCATGCTGGGTTATATTTCTGTCGATGTTTTTCCGTTCATCGTTACAGGAATTAACCTTTTTGGCCATATTATCGGCCTTCTTTTTATTGGAGGTAATCAGCAGGTCAACGGCGTTTTTTCCCGATTCCAGCCTGCCGGTGGCGTTGATGCGCGGCCCGATACGAAACACAATGTCCTCCACCACAATTTGATGATGCTTATCTCCCAACCCCGATACATCAATGATTGCTTTCAGGCCGGTGCGGGGATTGTTGTTCAATTGTTTCAGCCCAAAAAAGGTCATTATTCGGTTTTCATCAATGATGGGAACAATATCCGAAGCGATGCTTACTGCAACCAGGTCGAGAAAAGTATACAGATATTCAGCATCGATGTGGTTGGTTCTTGAAAAAGCCTGCAGCATCTTAAAACCCACTCCGCATCCGCTTAATTCCTTGAAGGGATAAGCACAGTCTTTTCTTTTTGGATCCAGTACTGCAACTGCATTGGGTAGATTTTTTTCTGGGGTGTGGTGGTCGCATATAATGAAATCGATGTTCAGGCTGTTGGCATAATCTATTTTCTCCACTGCCTTAATACCACAATCCAGTGCGATAATCAGTGATACGTTGTCATGGGCTGCATAATTGATGCCTTTATATGAAACGCCATAACCTTCCGCGTATCGGT contains the following coding sequences:
- the recJ gene encoding single-stranded-DNA-specific exonuclease RecJ → MEKRWVSKPRGDQKEVDHLAEVLNINDLLATLLVQRGIKTFDQAKSFFRPRLESLYDPFRMEDMNLAIERIEKAIQSNQRILIYGDYDVDGTTSVAMVYSFLSKFYSNLDYYIPDRYAEGYGVSYKGINYAAHDNVSLIIALDCGIKAVEKIDYANSLNIDFIICDHHTPEKNLPNAVAVLDPKRKDCAYPFKELSGCGVGFKMLQAFSRTNHIDAEYLYTFLDLVAVSIASDIVPIIDENRIMTFFGLKQLNNNPRTGLKAIIDVSGLGDKHHQIVVEDIVFRIGPRINATGRLESGKNAVDLLITSNKKKADNMAKKVNSCNDERKNIDRNITQHAIKMISSEPGFQEKKSTVLYNSSWHKGVVGIVASRMIEIYYRPTIILTASNGLATGSARSVPGFDIYEALNECSDLIENFGGHTYAAGLTIEIENINKFKQRFERIVEQNLTEEQLIPQLNIDSEIEFSNITERFYKILKQFQPFGPQNLAPLFVARDVKDTGEARLVGPNKEHMKLSLVQKNNPGKLFPGIAFQQADHYSDIHKGKPFDICFSVEENNFRGNRTLQLNIKDIKIKK